From Faecalicatena sp. Marseille-Q4148:
CAAGTCATTGCCATAACTGTTGCATAGATAAGGGAGTAAACTGTAATTTCAATGTCAAATACCATAAGACAGATTCCATAAACAAAAATGTTCATAATAATGCTGACTTTTCCTACACTGAAAGACGGGTATTTCTTTGCACATACCATTCCAAGTGTATCCTGTCCGCCGCCTGAACTTCCGCCCCGCAGAATCAGTCCGGTACCGACTCCGGCAACAAGACCTCCGATAATACATGCTGTCAGATAATCTTCGATAATCGGTGTATTCGGAATCGGGATAAATGTCATAAACAATGTTTCAATTGTTGTTGTGTAGATAGACAGATAAAAAAAGCTTCTGCCAAGCACCTTCCATGCCATATAAAACAACGGTACGTTCAACAGCCAGAAAATAATACCATCCAGGTTGATTCCTCCAAGCGCTGCAATTTTCAGATAATCTACCAGAAAGGTTCTGATCAACTGCGCGATACCAAGAAATGTACCATTGTACAGATGCAGCGGTAAAATAATAATATTAACACCGGCTGCAAAAAGAAGGCTTCCAAGCGTTGCCCATGCGACACGAATGGCCATTTTTTTGTTTTTTAGTTTCTCCATTCCTAACTTCCTCCTAATGTACTCATAGACTACATTCTAGCACCTTTGTATATTGTTGACAACTCATTTTTCAAGAATCTAATACTGTTTTTGAGAGATTTTACCGGCAGCATCAACCTGCTTCATTTTTCTTTTATGATATGCAAAAACAGACCAGTGCTTTCTACACCAGTCTGTCTACGATTCTGCAATCTTTCTTCTATAACAGTATTCTGCATCTTATTCTGACACAATCGCTATGCTTCATTATTCCAGAGAAACTTCTTTCCTGAGCAGCATACGCTCTTCTGCCTCTTCCGGATCATCCGGTTCATCAAAATCCTTCTGTTGGTCCAGACATTCCTGAATCGCTTCATTCAGAGAAAGCATCCTCTCATCCAACGTAGAAACCATCTCCGCACATTCCTTTAAATCTCTGCTGATATATTCCGGTGCATTTCCTTCAAACTTATAATAAATCTTATGTTCCAGACTTGCCCAGAAATCCATTGCAATGGTACGAATCTGTATCTCTACCTTCGTATCTACTACACTATCTGATAAATAGATCGGAACCGCAACAAGCATATGATAACTCTTATAGCCGCTCTCTTTTGGATTCTTAATATAGTCCTTTACCGACAACACTTTCAAATCACTCTGGTTTCCGATCATCTCTGCCAGGCGGTATATGTCTGATGTAAAGGAGCAGATCAAACGCACTCCTGCAATATCGTTCACATAACGAACCATATTCTCAATGGATGTCTCGTGTCCGTTTCTCTTCAGCTTCTTAACAATACTTTCTGCCGTCTTAATTCTCGTCTTAATATGTTCAATCGGATTGTATCGGTGTACATGCTGAAATTCGTCGTTAAGAATCTCAAGCTTCGTTCCAACTTCTTTTAAAGCTGCATTATAGAGGAAGATCACTGTTTTCCAACTATCTACATCGTCATAGTTTTTAAGTGCTGCTTCCATTGGTATCTCCTCCCAAAATGTATTCTCTGATTAGTATTTTCATTATAGCACATCCGGCAGATACTGTCATATACTTCACACTTTTTTAAGAAATCTTTAAATTACCTTAACGCTCAATTCCGTCTCTTGCCGTTTGTCCACGGTCAAACGGATGTTTGATCTTCTTCAGTTCTGTTACATAATCTGCCAATGCAACCATCTGCTCTGTCGGCGCATTTCCGGTTAGCACAAGTTCTGTCTCTTCCGGCTTTTCGCTCATAAAAGAAAGCAGTTTTTCTTCTCCCAGAATTCCTGCCCGAACTGCATAAATCGCTTCATCCAGAAATACCAGGTCGTAATGTACTTCCTTTATCATCTTTTCAATCTCGCAAAGTTTTTCTTCATTTTCTTTCAGACAAATTAGTTTTTCCTCTTCTGTCATCTGAAAACTGAATTTTACCTGTTCCGGTCCGGAAACACATGTTACTTGCTCAAGCTGTTCCAGAATCTTTCGCTCACTGGACATATTATTTTTCATAAACTGATACACCAGCACTCGATATCCATAACCTGCCGCGCGCACCGCCTGCCCTACTGCTGCTGTTGTCTTCCCTTTTCCGTCTCCGCAATAAATATGAATCAATCCCGGCTTGTCTGTAATTTTTTTCTTCATTCCTGTCCTCGTTTCTACTCTTCAATCACATGGATTTCCAGATAATCAAATTCAATCGTATCAATAAAATTATCCTGATAGAATCTGGCCTTATCATGACGCCTGAATTCTTCAATGGTCGCATCCAGCCAGATTGGCTTACTCAGATCAAATTCATAACAAATTTCTTCTAAGGCCTGAAAGACTTTATGTGTGCGTGTATCATCAGACGCAATGCAAACTGTTGTATCCCGTACCATTCGGTTATCTTTTATTTCTTTTCCCCACAAACGGAACATCTTTTTTCCTCCTGCTTTCTCGTCATTTACTGCATTATATAACAATCAGTCCAAAAAGAAAAGCAGGTATCTCCCTGCTTTTCCTACAAATCTGATTTCTATCTGATTAATTATTCCGGATTGCTTCCAACGCACTGAGCTTCATCGCTCTTCGTGCCGGGAAATATCCTGCCAGAATCCCAACCATCGCAGCAAATCCAAGTGATGCCAACACAAGCCACAGTGGAATATAGGAAATATTTGCTTCCACTCCCATGATCATCTCGCCACTTACCACTTTATTGATTGCGAACGACATCAAAAAGCTTAAAATATTTCCAATAGTTCCTCCAAGCAGCCCGATAAATGCCGCTTCCATCAAGAACATCTGCCGGATATTCTTCAGACTGCAGCCAAGTACTTTAATGATTCCGATTTCTTTTGTACGTTCATAAATGGACATCATCATTGTATTGGCAATTCCAATTGCCGCTACGAGGAGCGATACTGCCCCGATTCCTCCGAGAACTGCCTGCACAATTGCAAACTGCTGTTTCGTGCTTTCTAAAGCCTCCACATTGCTGTTGGCATTATATCCCATACTGCGGATAATGTCTGAAACTTCTTTGACATGTTCCATGTCATCTACTTCTACACGAATTTCAGAATACATTAATTCTTTAAATGGCTTTCCTGCCTGATTCAACGGCTGTCCCGGAATCGCCCGCCCCCGGAACTCTTTCTGAAGGACTGTTTTTAATGTATCCAGATCGCAGTATACATTATAAAAATGCTGATTGTACTCTTCCGGTCCACCTTCCACAAGACCGCATCCCTTTATTACATGTTTCTTAGGCGGTTTGATCTCCTGCTGACTGCCGTCTCCTCCCGGAATGTTCGTACTTCCCATCGAAGAATAATAAGCCTCTGTGTCCAAAATCAAAAACATAGAATCTTTCAGAAGATCAATGTTCGGCAATTCTCCCGTCTCGTAGTAGCCACCGCCGCCATTCTTGGTATACATATTGGTAAGAATTCCATTTCCAAACAGAAGCTGAAGCTCCCCTGTTCCACTGTCCGGAAAACGACTTTCCGGCGTCATCTTGATCTTTGCATTCCGAAGTGCAGACGGTGTCATTCCGGTCAGAGTAATCCATCCCTGATATTTTCCTTTCAGCAGCATGGCCTCTGCAGTCAGCACCGGTTCTACCCCATTCACATGCTCAAGCATCTCAAATTCTTTTCTTGCATCATCGTTTAGATATTTCTTCTCATCATCATTTTGCTGCCCGTTGTTGCTATCACTATAATACATGCCCATGCCGCCATCCATACTGTATACAGTAATTGTTGTCAGACCGCCGTACTCCTCAATCTGTTTATACATGGCTTCCTGCATTCCAAGTCCAAGTGATACCATTACAACAATAGATGCTGTTCCTATGACTACCCCCAGAACAGTCAGAAAAGTTCTCAGCTTTCTTCGCTTTAAATTACTACTGCTCATCCTCAGTAAGTCTATCAAACTCATCTACTAATCCGGCCTCCTCATCTTCCATTCTGCGTTTTTTCTTCTTTTTTACAATAATGACCGCAGCTACTACTGCAATTACAATTCCTCCGCCAATCACAAACGGGATTACCGGGAATCCTTTTTCCTCCGGTTCTTCCGGCATCTCCATCATCCCTACATCCTCTATCATCGGCTCTGTAACGAACATCGTCAGGTTCTTTTCAAATGTTGCAGGTGTTCCCTCTTCGTCTTCATATGACATAATCATTTTAACAGTTCCGTCTCCTGTTGTAGCCTGAACACCTGTCAGCATCGCATCTACAGAGGCAGTCGCACCCGATTCCACATTGCCGAGGAACTGTTCCTGTGCTTCGATGCCCTCTCCGGCAAAATTAACTTTCACATTATATAATTTTGTACGTCCAAGATTGTACAGATTGCACATCACATTGGCTTCCGATCCAACCTCAATGGAATCAGATGTCATCTCAAACTCACTGAATTCAAATCTCGCATCCTGCTTAATCGGAATCGATACGCTGGCTGTTGATTCAAACTGCGCTGCATCGCTATTCTCATACTTCATACCGATATTGATGCTGTATGGTTTCTGCACCAGATCTGACTTTGCATTCAGTACGATAGAAATATCGCTTTCTCCATTCGCTTTTATCTTATCCAGGTAGATTGAGTTGGAGCCTGATGCCGGAAGAAATGCCGGTGATGCTGTATTTGCATCCTGTCCTTCTGTCGGCGCCTGCAGATCAAACAGCAGGTTCTGTACTCCTGTTTCCTTTGAGGTATTCTTCAAATGAATGATCAGCTTAAAGTCTGTTCCGGCTTTTACAACTGCCGGTTCTGTAGAAAATCCTGTCACAATGACACGCGGCACGGAAGCTGAACCTTCTCCTCCGGATACATCACCGTTGCTGATACCGCCTCCGATATCGATTCCTCCCATATCGCCCTGTCCTGAGTCTGTCGGCGGTTCCGGCTGTGGCTGCGGTTCCGGCTGCGGCTGTGGTTCCGGCTGTGCCTTTGCATTGATTCGGATAAACACATTCGGAGAAGCTGTATAAGCCGTTCCTTCCTCATCTTCATAAGTAATCGTAAATTTCAGCTCATACTTTCCTGCCTGTGTATCGTCCGGAACTTTCACTGCATATGTAAGCGGTTTTTCCTCTCCTGCCGCAATATCTTCAAGCTGTACTGTACTGTTCATGTTGCCGGTATCAAACGGCCATTTCTTCTCATTCTTCGGCACTGCAACAACATTTTTAATATTTTTATCCGAATTGTTCTTAACCTTAATCTCCAGTGTCCCTTCTGTTCCTGCTTCATACACCGGCATCTCCTGCCCTTCTCCAAAGGACAGCTTTAATGTTGGTATCTTGGCGCTTACAGATGACTTTGTCTCTTCCGTCTTCTGTGATACTGTGTCTGCTGCCAGTGCCTCTCCCGGCTGAAACGCTGTGCCTACCATTCCCAGACACAGCAGCATTGCTAAAAATTTCTTACTTCTCTTCATGATGATCTTCCTCACTCTCTTTCCTGTTGTCTTCTATTTTAACGATTTTACCGTCAATAATATGAAAAATCCTGTCTGCATAAGAAGCCAGATGGTTATCATGGGTAACCATGACAAGCGTCTTCTTCTGTCTGCGCACAACCTGCTGCATCAGCGTCATAACTTCTTCTGAAGTATGAGAATCCAGATTCCCGGTAGGCTCGTCTGCAAATATGATCTTCGGATTTACAACAAGAGCCCTCGCCACACCTACGCGCTGCTGCTGTCCTCCTGACATCTGCGACGGATAATGCTTCTTATGCTTTTTTAGATTTACAAGATCCAGCATCTGATCTGCCTTCTTCATCCGCACCGCTTTCGGAACACCCTGAAAGCTCAGCGGAAGGGCTACGTTCTCTGTGGCATTCATTGTTCCCAGCAAATGAAACGACTGGAAAATGAATCCTACATGATCTCGTCTGAATTTTACAAGCTGATCTTCATTCAGCTTTTCGATATGCTGATCACTGATGATGACCTCACCTTTCGTTGGCCGCTCCAGGCCTGCAAGCATATTCAGAAGCGTAGATTTACCGGAACCGGATGTTCCTACGATCGCACAGAATTCGCCTTCATATATCTCAAAGTCAACACCGTTCAGCGCTCTGACAATACTGTCGCCAACACGGTACAGCTTATACAGCTGCTTTACTTCTATTACTTTCTTCACATGCGTTACTCCTTCCTTCAACACCGTACTACAAGCAATAGTACACTTGAATTTATCATACTAGAAAACTGCCAAAAAAGATACTACAAAATCTTTAAGTTTTTATTAACTTTGAATATTCCCTGTTTTTCACTGTCTTTACCGCACAAAAAAAGAACAGCAGTCCTTTTTTCAGAACGCTGTTCTCTTTAGATTGATTTGATGATTCTTTATTCTGCTTTTTCAAGCACTTCTTCTGCAATATTTCTTGCATGGTCGGAAATACGTTCCAGACATACAAGCGCATCCAAGTATACGATACCTGCTTCTGTCGTGCACTGATTTTTTGTCAGACGCTTGATATGAGATGCTCTCATAGAAATTTCCAAAGCATCTGCCTTTGTCTCTTCTTCTATAACAAGAAGCGCTTTCTCACGGCTTCTTGTCTCATAAGCCTCCAACGCATAGAAGTAACTGTTTGTACAAACTTCAATCATCTCTGTCAGCTCTTCTTTGCCGTCATCCGTAAACTGGGCTTTGCCCCCGATCAGTGATTCTGCAAATTCAGAGATATTTTCACAGTAGTCACTGATACGCTCGATATCAGACAGCACCTGAAGCATATGTGTTACTTCCTGATGTTCCTTCTCGCTGACCGCCAGGGAACTGAGTTTCACTGCATAAGATGTAATCTGGGCGCTCATCTTATCAACCACGTCTTCTTCTTCACAAATTTCACGGATCGCATCCCGATCAAGTGTAAACATAACGGTTTTCGCTTTTCTCAGAGAATCTGCAACAATCTGGCCCATACGGATCAGTTCTTTTTCTGCAGACTGAAGCGCGATTCCCGGTGTCTCAAGCATACGATCATCCAGAAGTACCTGTTCTTCTGTATTTTCGCTTTCTTCCACTCTGCTGATTTTCTTTGCAAGCTTAATAATCAGACCGGAAACCGGGAAGAGAAGCACTGTTGTTGCAATATTAAACACGGTATGAACAAGAGAAATCTCTGTCTGCGTAATCTGTCCTAATCCTGCCGCCGGATTAATTACCTGGAAGAATATGATTGCTCCCACGCTGAAAATTACCGTACCAATAACATTAAACAGTAAATGCATAAATGCTGCTGTCTTTGCATTTCTCTTTGCTCCGATGGATGACAGAAGCGCTGTTACACAAGTACCGATGTTCTGTCCCATGATAATATAAATGGCTGCGTTAAACGGTACAAGACCTGCTGCTGCAAGACTCTGCAGAATACCAACAGATGCTGAAGAACTCTGGATAATTGCTGTCACACCTGTACCTGCAAGAATTCCGAGGAGCGGATTTGCTCCAAGCGTTGTAAACACACTTCTGAATACTGCGGAATCCTGAAGCGGCTCTACTGCTGAAGACATTGTGGAAATACCGACAAATAACAGACCAAATCCAATGATAATATTGGAAATCTCTTTTGTCGCATAGCGTTTTCCTGTCAGCATGACAATTACACCGATCATAATCGCAATCGGCGCCAGCGTTGACGGGCTTAAAAACTTCGCCCACTCCACACTGGAGACAAGCCATCCGGTTACAGTTGTACCAATGTTGGCACCCATGATCACGCCCATCGCCTGTGTCAGATTCATAATTCCTGCATTTACAAAACCAACTACCATGACCGTTGTTGCCGAAGAACTCTGAATCACAGCGGTAATAGATGCACCTAAAAGTACTCCGAGGAGCTTATTTTTCGTTAAAATCTCAAGCAGCGTCTTCATTTTGTTTCCTGCTGCATTTTCAAGCCCCTGTGCCATAATCTGCATTCCGTAGATGAACATACCAAGTCCGCCTACAAATGGCACAATGATATTTACATAGTTCATTTCTTCCTCCTGTAAATTCCCTTTTTCTTTTTGTTATTTTATTTTTCCTTATTTAAAATAGCATTATCTTTCCTGAATGACAAGAATTAACTTTAATTTTACATAGATTTAACATTATTTACCTTGACGCAGACATTATTTTAGTCTTATTATACATTGACTTTTCCAGACATGTCTGGGATAATTCTATCGTAAAAAATTCAAATAAATTTCAGGAAAAGGACTGATACTTATGAATCAAAAGAACTGTTATGACAGTGGGCTTCACGAAGAGTGCGGAGTTTTCGGCATCTACGATCCTTCCGGACACAATGTTGCATCTTCTATCTATTACGGATTATCTACACTTCAGCACCGCGGACAGGAATCCTGCGGTATCGCAGTTACTCATACGGATGGACCAAAACGAAATATCCTTTCCCACAAAGGACTCGGACTTGTCAATGAAGTGTTTCATCCGGATATACTCCACGCGCTTCCGGGGAATATTGGTGTAGGACATGTGCGCTACTCTACTGCCGGGGCAACCACTGTAGAAAATGCACAGCCCCTTGTTCTGAATTATATAAAAGGCGCTCTCTCGCTTGTCCACAACGGCAATTTGACAAATGCGGAAGAAATGCGCCGCCAACAAGAAAGAACCGGAGCTATCTTTCAGACAACAATCGATTCCGAAGTGATTGCATATTCCATTGCCAGAGAGCGTATTCATACTGCTTCTTTGGAAGAAGCAGTTCTTCAGACCGCCCAGAAAATCCAAGGCGGATTTGCACTGATTATTATGAGTCCCAAAAAACTGATTGGGATCCGCGATCCTCTCGGACTGAAACCTCTATGTCTTGGCAAACGGGAGGATACTTATATTCTTACTTCTGAAAGCTGCGCTCTCGCTTCTGTCGGGGCAGAGCTGATCCGCGATATCGCCCCTGGCGAAATGATTACTATCACCTCCGAAGGTATTACAACCGACACAACACTGTGTCAAAAGAAGCAGGCTCGCTGCATTTTTGAATACATTTATTTTGCGCGGCTAGACAGTTGTATCGACGGAATCAATGTCTATGATGCCAGAATTCAGGGAGGACGTGCCCTCGCCAGATCTTATCCTGTGGACGCCGATCTTGTTGTTGGTGTTCCTGAATCCGGCATTACCGCTGCAAAAGGCTATTCAGAGGAATCCGGAATTCCATTTGGAATTGCCTTTTATAAAAACAGCTATGTAGGCAGAACTTTCATTAAACCAAGTCAGCAGGAACGAGAAGACAGCGTGAAAATTAAACTAAATGTTCTGGCATCTGTTGTCAAAGGGAAACGACTCATCCTTGTAGATGACTCCATCGTGCGCGGAACTACGATTGCCAACCTGATTCGGATGCTGAAACAGGCTGGCGCCCTTGAAGTCCATGTACGCATCAGTTCGCCGCCGTTTCTCTATCCATGCTATTTCGGAACTGATGTTCCGTCCAACAAACAGTTGATCGCACATCAGCATACAACTGAAGAAATCTGTCAGCTGATCGGCGCTGATTCTCTCGGTTATATGAAAATCGAAGATCTGCAGTCCATGGTTGGTGATCTTCAGATCTGCAAGGCATGCTTTGACGGAAATTACCCGATGGATGTCTCACATTTAACACAAAATTAGCATATGATTCCGATGCGTGGGAGGGCATTCCCCTCCCCGCGGGATTAACTGCTCCGTTTTCAAATATTTCTCATCTTATTTTTTCATTTTCGGCTCAAAAATTAATGACGCCAGATATCCGAAAATCAAAGCTGCCGAAATTCCTACCGCACTTGCCTGAAATCCTCCCATAAAGAGTCCGATAAATCCATTATTGTCTATTCCTTCTTTGACTCCTTTCCAGAGTACATTCCCAAATCCAAGCAACGGAACGCTCGCTCCCGCTCCCGCATACTTCAGAAATGGTTCGTAAATCTGAAAGCAGCCAAGCACTGCACCGCTGCATACAAGCAGCACCATGACTCTTCCCGGCATCAGCTTTGTCCGGTCCAGAAGAATCTGTACGATTGCACAGATCAGACCGCCTACCCAGAATGCATTTATATAATCCATAAGTTCCTCCTGCTATTTTTAGATTTCTGCATGTTCCAGTACAATCCCGTGTGCAATTCCCGGAACACTCTCTCCTTCATTATAGCTGACAGTGGACATGAGTGCTCCTGTCGGCACAAAGAGTACCCGCTTCCACTCCCCGCTTACAAGCTTTGGCAAAATACATGCCGCCAGTGTTGCTGCCGCACATCCGCATCCGCTTCCTCCGGAATGGGTATCCTGCAGTTGTTGATCGAAAATCATCATTCCGCAGTCGTTATGATTACTCTTAATATCATTTCCCCGCTTTCGCATAAGGTCAAACAGAATACTTTGTCCCACATAGCCCAGATCTCCGGTAATAATCCTGTCATAATCTTCTGCCCGGCGTCCAAAGTCTTCGAAATGTTTCAAGATCGTATCACAGGCTGCCGGCGCCATGCACGCTCCCATATTTTGAGAATCTTTCAAACCATAATCAACAATTTTTCCAATGGTCACTCCGGCAATCCTTACGTTGCTCGGCGCGGTTCCCACAATAAAAGCCCCGCTCCCGGTCACAGTCCAGGAAGCTGAGAGCGGTCTTTGATTCGCATACCCAAGGGGAAAACGAAACTCCTTTTCTGCGCTTCCGAAATGGCTTGAAGTAACTGCAAGCATATAGTCTCCGTAACCGGCAGCTACACTCATAGATGCCAGCGCCAATGCTTCTCCGGAAGTGGAGCAGGCCCCATAGAGTCCGAACATTGGAATTTGAAATGCTTCCACCCCAAGAGATGTGGCAATTCCCTGTCGGAGCAAGTCCCCGCCAAACAGATAGCGAATCTGCTCCGGACCAAGTCCGGCTTTCCCAAGAGC
This genomic window contains:
- a CDS encoding YitT family protein, with protein sequence MEKLKNKKMAIRVAWATLGSLLFAAGVNIIILPLHLYNGTFLGIAQLIRTFLVDYLKIAALGGINLDGIIFWLLNVPLFYMAWKVLGRSFFYLSIYTTTIETLFMTFIPIPNTPIIEDYLTACIIGGLVAGVGTGLILRGGSSGGGQDTLGMVCAKKYPSFSVGKVSIIMNIFVYGICLMVFDIEITVYSLIYATVMAMTCDRVHVQNISLSVMIFTKKDGVEQAVMQEMRRGVTEWEGKGSYTKEESKVFVVMISKYEQNEITRIVHDIDPNAFMIFTEGAKAVGNFEKRLS
- a CDS encoding cob(I)yrinic acid a,c-diamide adenosyltransferase, which codes for MKKKITDKPGLIHIYCGDGKGKTTAAVGQAVRAAGYGYRVLVYQFMKNNMSSERKILEQLEQVTCVSGPEQVKFSFQMTEEEKLICLKENEEKLCEIEKMIKEVHYDLVFLDEAIYAVRAGILGEEKLLSFMSEKPEETELVLTGNAPTEQMVALADYVTELKKIKHPFDRGQTARDGIER
- a CDS encoding ABC transporter permease, with protein sequence MSLIDLLRMSSSNLKRRKLRTFLTVLGVVIGTASIVVMVSLGLGMQEAMYKQIEEYGGLTTITVYSMDGGMGMYYSDSNNGQQNDDEKKYLNDDARKEFEMLEHVNGVEPVLTAEAMLLKGKYQGWITLTGMTPSALRNAKIKMTPESRFPDSGTGELQLLFGNGILTNMYTKNGGGGYYETGELPNIDLLKDSMFLILDTEAYYSSMGSTNIPGGDGSQQEIKPPKKHVIKGCGLVEGGPEEYNQHFYNVYCDLDTLKTVLQKEFRGRAIPGQPLNQAGKPFKELMYSEIRVEVDDMEHVKEVSDIIRSMGYNANSNVEALESTKQQFAIVQAVLGGIGAVSLLVAAIGIANTMMMSIYERTKEIGIIKVLGCSLKNIRQMFLMEAAFIGLLGGTIGNILSFLMSFAINKVVSGEMIMGVEANISYIPLWLVLASLGFAAMVGILAGYFPARRAMKLSALEAIRNN
- a CDS encoding ABC transporter ATP-binding protein → MKKVIEVKQLYKLYRVGDSIVRALNGVDFEIYEGEFCAIVGTSGSGKSTLLNMLAGLERPTKGEVIISDQHIEKLNEDQLVKFRRDHVGFIFQSFHLLGTMNATENVALPLSFQGVPKAVRMKKADQMLDLVNLKKHKKHYPSQMSGGQQQRVGVARALVVNPKIIFADEPTGNLDSHTSEEVMTLMQQVVRRQKKTLVMVTHDNHLASYADRIFHIIDGKIVKIEDNRKESEEDHHEEK
- a CDS encoding Na/Pi cotransporter family protein; this encodes MNYVNIIVPFVGGLGMFIYGMQIMAQGLENAAGNKMKTLLEILTKNKLLGVLLGASITAVIQSSSATTVMVVGFVNAGIMNLTQAMGVIMGANIGTTVTGWLVSSVEWAKFLSPSTLAPIAIMIGVIVMLTGKRYATKEISNIIIGFGLLFVGISTMSSAVEPLQDSAVFRSVFTTLGANPLLGILAGTGVTAIIQSSSASVGILQSLAAAGLVPFNAAIYIIMGQNIGTCVTALLSSIGAKRNAKTAAFMHLLFNVIGTVIFSVGAIIFFQVINPAAGLGQITQTEISLVHTVFNIATTVLLFPVSGLIIKLAKKISRVEESENTEEQVLLDDRMLETPGIALQSAEKELIRMGQIVADSLRKAKTVMFTLDRDAIREICEEEDVVDKMSAQITSYAVKLSSLAVSEKEHQEVTHMLQVLSDIERISDYCENISEFAESLIGGKAQFTDDGKEELTEMIEVCTNSYFYALEAYETRSREKALLVIEEETKADALEISMRASHIKRLTKNQCTTEAGIVYLDALVCLERISDHARNIAEEVLEKAE
- a CDS encoding amidophosphoribosyltransferase, giving the protein MNQKNCYDSGLHEECGVFGIYDPSGHNVASSIYYGLSTLQHRGQESCGIAVTHTDGPKRNILSHKGLGLVNEVFHPDILHALPGNIGVGHVRYSTAGATTVENAQPLVLNYIKGALSLVHNGNLTNAEEMRRQQERTGAIFQTTIDSEVIAYSIARERIHTASLEEAVLQTAQKIQGGFALIIMSPKKLIGIRDPLGLKPLCLGKREDTYILTSESCALASVGAELIRDIAPGEMITITSEGITTDTTLCQKKQARCIFEYIYFARLDSCIDGINVYDARIQGGRALARSYPVDADLVVGVPESGITAAKGYSEESGIPFGIAFYKNSYVGRTFIKPSQQEREDSVKIKLNVLASVVKGKRLILVDDSIVRGTTIANLIRMLKQAGALEVHVRISSPPFLYPCYFGTDVPSNKQLIAHQHTTEEICQLIGADSLGYMKIEDLQSMVGDLQICKACFDGNYPMDVSHLTQN
- the spoVAE gene encoding stage V sporulation protein AE encodes the protein MDYINAFWVGGLICAIVQILLDRTKLMPGRVMVLLVCSGAVLGCFQIYEPFLKYAGAGASVPLLGFGNVLWKGVKEGIDNNGFIGLFMGGFQASAVGISAALIFGYLASLIFEPKMKK
- a CDS encoding stage V sporulation protein AD encodes the protein MIKGSQSISFEQAPYLITAASVVGEKEGAGPLGSLFDFVDNENLFGEDTWEAAESRMQNKACAIALGKAGLGPEQIRYLFGGDLLRQGIATSLGVEAFQIPMFGLYGACSTSGEALALASMSVAAGYGDYMLAVTSSHFGSAEKEFRFPLGYANQRPLSASWTVTGSGAFIVGTAPSNVRIAGVTIGKIVDYGLKDSQNMGACMAPAACDTILKHFEDFGRRAEDYDRIITGDLGYVGQSILFDLMRKRGNDIKSNHNDCGMMIFDQQLQDTHSGGSGCGCAAATLAACILPKLVSGEWKRVLFVPTGALMSTVSYNEGESVPGIAHGIVLEHAEI